One window of Ignavibacteriota bacterium genomic DNA carries:
- a CDS encoding T9SS type A sorting domain-containing protein, whose protein sequence is MKCALQIPLCILCLLTITQPVHAQWLRANGPEVALARSLAVMGTHLYMGSDGYGICRSTDGGTSWTQINAGLPDFPQVNALAVIGSTIFAGTGAGIYASTGGALPWSEMDAGIPASPWVFALHASGSTLFAGTNYGAWRSTDNGAHWTNIDSGLALTFVRCFASDGTSLYAGTDVGIYRSTDNGTTWTAANNWFTVTKINALVMIGSDLYAGASSPGAVNRGVFRSTDNGVTWTQQNNGMANTYVLSLAAIGQTLFAGTTAGNVYRSTDRGTTWGKAHAWFTSADITALLSDGTTLHAGTDDSGVFHSTNNAGSWTQTYSWLTSTNVRTLLVKGSFLFAGTESGGVFRSSDDGLHWTQVNAGLTYPSVYCLAASGANLFAGTWGGGVFLSTDDGTSWALRDSGLANTSINSLAVDGQTVYAGSDDGVYVSTDNGTTWSMPYTGPPRSTIVAFAQQAHTLFVCTYFGGAFASTDSARSWTPLGYGLPGTGLYSMAASPTALFVGANSAGISRSTDQGATWTSVGTGLTSNSVTAILLHGAYIFAGTWAGVSMSANDATYWSGINSPLISNTIVNSLAIIGSDLFAATPTGVYTRDIGGLTCDVRTDEGARISGYALDQNYPNPFNSSTVIRYQLPAAGDIRLSVYDLLGREVAVLADGKQGSGTHEVRFDAAGLVSGVYFTRLQVRVVDPAEGGTRPPDSAPGRESRDGAAGSVLMRKVLLIR, encoded by the coding sequence ATGAAGTGCGCTCTCCAGATCCCGCTCTGCATACTCTGCTTGCTCACCATCACGCAGCCCGTGCACGCCCAATGGCTCCGGGCGAACGGGCCAGAGGTCGCCCTGGCCCGATCTCTCGCCGTCATGGGTACTCACCTCTATATGGGCTCCGATGGCTATGGCATCTGCCGGTCGACGGATGGCGGCACGAGCTGGACGCAGATCAACGCCGGACTGCCTGATTTTCCTCAGGTCAATGCACTCGCAGTGATCGGGTCGACGATCTTCGCCGGCACCGGCGCAGGCATCTACGCTTCCACCGGTGGCGCATTACCCTGGAGCGAAATGGATGCCGGCATTCCTGCCTCTCCCTGGGTGTTCGCGCTTCATGCCAGCGGCTCAACACTCTTCGCCGGAACGAACTACGGCGCGTGGCGCTCCACGGACAACGGTGCTCACTGGACAAACATCGATTCCGGGCTCGCGCTCACTTTCGTCCGCTGCTTCGCATCGGATGGCACATCGCTCTATGCCGGCACCGATGTGGGGATCTATCGCTCCACCGACAACGGCACCACCTGGACCGCCGCGAACAACTGGTTCACGGTCACGAAGATCAATGCGCTCGTGATGATCGGGTCGGATCTCTATGCGGGGGCTTCCTCTCCGGGTGCGGTGAACAGAGGCGTCTTCCGCTCCACCGACAACGGCGTCACCTGGACCCAGCAGAACAACGGCATGGCGAATACCTACGTGCTCTCTCTTGCTGCCATCGGGCAAACACTCTTCGCCGGCACCACCGCGGGGAACGTGTATCGTTCCACGGACAGGGGCACCACATGGGGGAAAGCCCATGCGTGGTTCACCAGTGCGGATATCACCGCACTCCTCTCGGATGGTACCACGCTCCACGCGGGGACGGACGACAGCGGGGTGTTCCATTCTACGAACAATGCCGGGTCGTGGACACAGACGTATTCATGGCTGACCTCCACGAATGTGCGGACGCTGCTCGTGAAGGGCTCGTTCCTCTTTGCGGGTACCGAGTCGGGCGGCGTCTTCCGTTCTTCGGATGATGGCCTGCACTGGACACAGGTGAATGCCGGACTCACGTACCCGTCGGTCTATTGCCTCGCCGCAAGTGGTGCGAACCTGTTCGCCGGAACGTGGGGAGGCGGGGTGTTCCTCTCCACCGACGACGGCACGAGCTGGGCGCTCCGCGATTCGGGGCTCGCGAATACCTCCATCAACTCCCTTGCCGTCGATGGCCAGACCGTCTATGCCGGTTCGGACGACGGCGTGTATGTCTCTACGGACAACGGCACAACATGGTCGATGCCCTATACGGGTCCGCCACGTTCCACCATCGTCGCGTTCGCACAGCAAGCACACACACTCTTTGTCTGCACATACTTCGGCGGAGCCTTCGCATCAACCGACAGCGCCCGGAGCTGGACGCCGCTGGGTTATGGACTCCCGGGCACCGGTCTCTACTCGATGGCCGCGAGCCCGACGGCGCTGTTCGTCGGGGCCAACAGCGCCGGGATCAGCCGATCCACGGATCAGGGCGCGACCTGGACCTCTGTGGGCACCGGGCTGACGAGCAACTCCGTGACCGCCATCCTCCTCCATGGCGCGTACATCTTCGCCGGCACATGGGCCGGTGTCTCCATGTCCGCCAACGATGCCACGTACTGGTCCGGTATCAACTCGCCGCTCATCAGCAACACGATCGTGAACTCCCTGGCGATCATCGGCTCTGACCTTTTTGCGGCCACGCCGACGGGCGTCTACACGCGTGATATTGGTGGTCTCACGTGCGACGTCCGGACGGATGAAGGAGCGCGTATCAGCGGCTATGCGCTGGATCAGAACTACCCCAACCCATTCAATTCCTCGACGGTGATCAGATATCAGCTGCCGGCTGCCGGGGATATTCGCCTCAGCGTGTACGACCTCCTGGGACGTGAGGTCGCGGTGCTGGCAGATGGGAAGCAGGGATCCGGAACGCACGAGGTGCGGTTCGATGCGGCCGGACTTGTCAGCGGCGTCTACTTCACCCGGTTGCAGGTCCGTGTTGTGGATCCCGCTGAAGGCGGGACCCGCCCTCCGGACTCCGCCCCCGGGCGCGAGTCCCGGGATGGCGCAGCGGGCTCCGTGCTGATGCGAAAGGTCCTCCTGATCAGGTGA